One Robbsia sp. KACC 23696 DNA segment encodes these proteins:
- a CDS encoding class II aldolase/adducin family protein: protein MNDATHGLSPEGFGRPAHIDATEWALREQLTHFYHLVDYLGWTELIFNHISVRVPGPEGHYLVNPFGLNYSEVTPDNLLKVDLNGALVVPSEYPANPAGFALHSAIHGAREDVQCIVHTHTTPVSAIALKQGGFRHDDFYGAQLFGRVAYHAFEGITLFVEEKDRMLASLGGKHVLVLRNHGVAVCEKDIPGTFMLLWTVQRAAEIQCQAGALPGPDVALEDSIKTRCADLAAQLIQNDRFAIKLFDATVRKMQAARLSRGA from the coding sequence ATGAACGACGCGACACACGGCCTGTCTCCCGAAGGATTCGGACGGCCGGCGCATATCGATGCGACCGAATGGGCCCTCCGGGAACAGCTGACACATTTCTATCATCTGGTCGATTACCTCGGCTGGACCGAGCTGATCTTCAACCACATCTCCGTGCGTGTACCGGGACCCGAGGGACATTACCTCGTCAATCCCTTCGGTTTGAATTACAGCGAAGTGACGCCGGATAATCTGCTGAAGGTGGATCTGAACGGGGCGTTGGTCGTGCCATCCGAGTACCCGGCCAATCCGGCGGGCTTCGCCTTGCACAGCGCCATTCACGGCGCGCGGGAGGACGTGCAATGCATCGTCCACACGCATACGACGCCGGTCTCCGCGATCGCGTTGAAGCAGGGCGGTTTCCGGCATGACGATTTCTACGGCGCACAGCTGTTCGGCCGCGTCGCGTATCACGCGTTCGAGGGCATCACCTTGTTTGTCGAGGAGAAGGATCGGATGCTGGCGAGCCTGGGGGGCAAGCACGTGCTCGTGCTGCGCAATCACGGCGTGGCGGTCTGCGAGAAAGACATTCCGGGCACCTTCATGCTGCTGTGGACGGTACAGCGCGCAGCCGAAATCCAATGTCAGGCCGGCGCATTGCCCGGACCGGATGTCGCGTTGGAGGATTCGATTAAAACGCGCTGCGCCGACCTGGCCGCGCAGTTGATCCAGAACGATCGCTTCGCGATCAAGTTGTTCGATGCCACCGTGCGCAAGATGCAGGCGGCGCGCCTTAGTCGGGGCGCGTGA
- a CDS encoding PAS domain S-box protein — MTFALQDSDRLAMLQSLKTCILLHDAVSKDILWANAAACTALGFTVEELLPLKAPDMTRNEEKYRREVGRRWLDDAVEKGESIVQWPYRAKDGTEILSEAVATRVALHDRDVVMVQFRDIAAEQRIEQDLRRLESRLKEFMHDLTEGIALLDADGTIHYLSESARPLLGLKADDPEPENFFSLGAESDSLLLTRRLAQAAEGETPPTFRYRAVMRDGSVRWHDATCRHVTLDEEWRGILLHFRDVTEQVAEQEAARLNERSLEYMARYNAMGEMAMTLSHELSQPLASARNFIEGGMLRLQAGTTPAPDVIWGMQNAMKQMERATSIIKSVRDYVVKLEQVVEVIDLNAVVNDVYYFLRLRARDEGVRIETRLEERALPVRCEKVLIGQVILNFSFNAMEVMRDLKQKHRVLTIQTALLGERAQLTVSDMGVGLGPHVQSRIFDGFFTTKPTGNGLGLSVCRNIIARHEGDVWAEPHQPHGTTFGFSLPLTRPD, encoded by the coding sequence ACCGTCGAGGAATTGTTGCCGCTGAAAGCGCCGGACATGACACGCAACGAGGAAAAGTACCGTCGCGAAGTGGGTCGGCGCTGGTTGGACGATGCCGTGGAAAAAGGCGAGAGCATCGTGCAATGGCCGTATCGCGCGAAGGACGGCACGGAGATCTTGTCCGAAGCCGTGGCCACGCGTGTGGCGCTGCACGACCGCGATGTCGTCATGGTGCAATTTCGGGATATTGCAGCCGAACAGCGCATCGAGCAGGATCTGCGACGGCTGGAAAGTCGCCTCAAGGAATTCATGCATGATCTGACCGAAGGCATCGCCTTACTCGATGCCGACGGCACCATCCACTATTTGAGCGAGTCGGCGCGCCCCCTGCTGGGGTTGAAAGCCGACGATCCGGAACCGGAGAACTTCTTCTCGCTAGGCGCCGAATCGGATTCCCTGCTGCTGACACGTCGCCTCGCGCAAGCCGCCGAGGGCGAGACTCCGCCTACTTTCCGCTATCGCGCCGTGATGCGCGACGGCAGCGTCCGTTGGCACGACGCCACCTGCCGACACGTGACGCTGGATGAGGAATGGCGCGGCATCCTGCTGCATTTCCGCGATGTCACGGAACAGGTCGCAGAACAGGAAGCGGCGCGCCTCAACGAACGATCGCTGGAATACATGGCGCGCTATAACGCCATGGGCGAAATGGCGATGACGCTGTCACACGAACTGAGTCAGCCCCTGGCCTCGGCGCGCAACTTCATCGAAGGCGGCATGTTGCGACTGCAGGCTGGCACGACGCCGGCGCCAGACGTGATATGGGGCATGCAGAATGCGATGAAACAAATGGAGCGCGCGACCAGCATCATCAAGAGCGTGCGCGATTATGTCGTCAAACTGGAACAGGTCGTCGAAGTCATCGATCTGAACGCCGTAGTCAACGACGTCTATTACTTCCTGCGTCTGCGCGCGCGCGATGAAGGCGTGCGCATCGAAACGCGACTGGAGGAGCGGGCGTTGCCTGTGCGTTGCGAGAAAGTGTTGATCGGCCAGGTCATCCTGAATTTCTCGTTCAACGCGATGGAAGTGATGCGCGATCTGAAACAGAAGCATCGCGTGCTGACGATTCAGACCGCCCTCCTCGGCGAGCGCGCGCAACTGACGGTATCGGATATGGGCGTGGGGCTTGGCCCGCACGTGCAAAGCCGGATATTCGATGGATTCTTCACGACAAAGCCGACCGGCAACGGTTTAGGCCTGTCTGTATGCCGGAATATCATCGCGCGTCACGAAGGCGATGTCTGGGCCGAACCGCACCAGCCGCACGGCACCACCTTCGGCTTCTCCCTGCCGCTCACGCGCCCCGACTAA